In the Candidatus Mycosynbacter amalyticus genome, one interval contains:
- the ftsZ gene encoding cell division protein FtsZ produces MPEVKPSEVQTFASIKVVGVGGAGGSAVNRMKEAGLSGVQFIAMNTDAQALHNSKADVKIHLGKDATGGLGAGADPSVGEQAAHESREEIKSALEGADMVFVTIGAGGGTGSGAGHVVAEIARELGILVVGVATKPFSFEGEKRRTNADWAIAHLGRQVDTLITIPNDRLLQTIDRRTPLLETFKIADDVLRQGVQGISELITEHGLINLDFADVKAIMSNAGSALMGIGRASGEERAALAAQQAIESPLIEVSIDGAKGVLFNVTGGYDMSMSEIQEAAEIITSAVAPDANIIFGATLKPDLEDELIITVIATGFDSEYFDEQAAALGGAASVSQEAQTPERLTKVDDTEVESVNMDLDQTNAAAEFAAEPSHDIWSQPVPAPEEDDESDMPAFLRRRKKNKSDE; encoded by the coding sequence ATGCCCGAAGTAAAACCAAGTGAAGTCCAGACATTTGCAAGCATCAAGGTAGTTGGTGTTGGCGGTGCAGGTGGTTCAGCTGTCAATCGCATGAAAGAAGCAGGCCTGTCTGGTGTGCAATTCATTGCCATGAATACCGATGCACAGGCGCTTCACAATTCTAAGGCAGATGTAAAAATCCATCTCGGTAAAGACGCGACTGGCGGACTCGGTGCCGGCGCAGATCCAAGCGTAGGCGAACAGGCCGCGCACGAATCTCGTGAAGAGATTAAAAGCGCACTTGAAGGTGCAGACATGGTATTTGTGACTATCGGTGCTGGCGGTGGTACCGGCTCCGGTGCCGGGCATGTAGTGGCCGAAATCGCTCGAGAGCTTGGTATTTTGGTGGTTGGTGTTGCGACTAAGCCGTTTAGCTTCGAAGGAGAGAAGCGTCGCACCAACGCTGACTGGGCTATCGCGCATTTAGGGCGCCAAGTGGATACACTGATTACGATTCCAAACGATCGCCTACTTCAGACTATTGACCGCCGCACACCGCTTCTTGAGACGTTCAAAATCGCCGACGACGTACTGCGGCAGGGTGTGCAAGGTATCTCCGAGCTTATTACCGAGCACGGCCTTATCAATCTCGACTTTGCTGACGTGAAGGCAATCATGAGCAATGCTGGTAGTGCGCTGATGGGCATTGGTCGTGCGAGCGGTGAAGAGCGTGCAGCTCTTGCGGCGCAGCAAGCAATCGAGTCACCACTTATCGAAGTCTCTATCGATGGTGCAAAAGGCGTGCTGTTCAATGTCACTGGTGGCTACGATATGTCGATGAGCGAGATCCAAGAGGCTGCCGAGATTATCACGAGCGCAGTTGCACCGGATGCCAATATCATTTTTGGTGCAACCCTCAAGCCTGACCTGGAAGATGAATTGATCATCACTGTTATTGCAACCGGCTTTGATAGCGAATATTTTGATGAGCAGGCGGCAGCACTTGGTGGCGCGGCTTCAGTATCGCAGGAAGCTCAAACTCCAGAGCGTCTCACAAAAGTGGACGATACGGAGGTGGAGAGCGTCAACATGGATCTCGACCAGACGAATGCAGCTGCAGAATTTGCGGCCGAGCCATCGCATGATATCTGGAGCCAACCCGTACCAGCACCAGAGGAAGACGACGAGTCAGATATGCCCGCATTCTTGCGTCGTCGCAAAAAGAACAAATCAGACGAATAG
- the nrdR gene encoding transcriptional regulator NrdR: protein MNTQQYRIGDSKVLESREVSDGKTIRRRRETLDGKYRFTTYERIEKPNLAVVKKNGSRELFDREKLAGAIKQSVGKFFKSEIEVERIIDDIEDAVYAVGESEVSSKHIGEIVLDKLADKNEVAYVRFASVYHDFKTLDEFESILASRRRQREGEA from the coding sequence ATGAATACCCAGCAGTACCGTATCGGCGACAGCAAGGTGCTGGAATCGCGTGAAGTGAGTGATGGCAAGACAATCCGCCGCCGCCGCGAAACACTCGATGGCAAATATCGTTTCACTACGTACGAGCGCATCGAAAAGCCGAACCTCGCCGTCGTCAAAAAGAACGGTAGCCGTGAACTATTCGATCGCGAGAAACTAGCCGGCGCAATCAAGCAGTCGGTCGGCAAATTTTTCAAATCAGAGATAGAGGTTGAGCGTATCATCGACGATATCGAAGACGCCGTCTATGCAGTTGGTGAATCGGAAGTTTCATCCAAGCATATCGGCGAAATTGTGCTTGATAAACTTGCCGATAAAAATGAGGTCGCATATGTGCGTTTCGCAAGCGTCTACCATGACTTCAAGACACTCGACGAGTTTGAGTCAATCTTGGCATCACGTCGCAGACAAAGGGAGGGTGAGGCGTGA
- a CDS encoding vitamin K epoxide reductase family protein, with translation MMNKLHAIRDFFTHEDKKLRDDRWIFASMLVGAVLSLLASFVLSYDAIQIAKNPNAELSCSVNVVINCATVAKHPTAEMFGFPNSFLGLMAESVVITVAIAGLAGIRFPRGFMFAAQIGYTLGLIFAYVLFYISFFIIQALCPWCLLVTLTTTLVFFAMTRYNIRENNLYLPKSIMRPLHRWIEKDYDKLLMWSLIVIFIAAIIVKYGDGLFA, from the coding sequence ATGATGAATAAACTACATGCTATCCGAGACTTTTTCACACACGAAGACAAGAAGCTTCGTGACGATCGCTGGATATTTGCCAGTATGCTCGTAGGTGCAGTGTTAAGTCTCCTTGCTTCGTTTGTACTATCATACGATGCGATTCAAATTGCTAAAAATCCTAATGCCGAGCTAAGCTGCAGCGTCAATGTTGTCATCAACTGTGCAACAGTTGCCAAGCACCCGACAGCAGAAATGTTTGGCTTCCCAAATAGTTTTCTTGGACTTATGGCAGAATCGGTTGTCATCACGGTTGCCATCGCAGGCCTTGCTGGCATTCGTTTTCCGCGAGGCTTCATGTTTGCGGCCCAGATAGGCTACACCCTCGGTCTTATCTTTGCGTATGTCTTGTTTTATATCAGCTTCTTCATCATTCAGGCATTGTGCCCGTGGTGCTTGCTTGTCACGCTCACTACCACGCTCGTATTCTTTGCCATGACGCGCTACAATATCCGCGAGAATAATCTCTATTTGCCGAAATCTATTATGAGGCCACTGCATCGCTGGATCGAGAAGGATTATGACAAGCTACTCATGTGGTCTCTCATTGTGATCTTTATTGCGGCTATCATCGTCAAATATGGAGACGGTCTGTTTGCCTAG
- a CDS encoding DUF1295 domain-containing protein produces METVCLPSMLVSFVAALAAASVFMTGVFLWARARGRYDVIDIAWGVVFIVIAVTTYILGDPGALQLLLLLLVAAWGLRLSLHIYRRWRRSDKEDHRYQQLRRDYTKKRGGVAWNMYGKVFLVQALLAVVVCTPVIIAMGSEPALIGTWALVGACIWCIGFYFETVGDWQLRKFLSDSSNKGKIMTRGLWKYTRHPNYFGEMTQWWGIFVIALSVEYGWAGLIGPLVITWLLVFISGVPLTERHFRGRPGWDEYVRRTSKLIPLPPRSDD; encoded by the coding sequence ATGGAGACGGTCTGTTTGCCTAGTATGCTCGTCAGCTTTGTGGCCGCACTGGCTGCTGCGAGTGTATTTATGACCGGGGTATTTCTGTGGGCTAGGGCACGTGGCCGCTATGATGTGATCGACATCGCATGGGGCGTCGTATTTATTGTGATTGCTGTGACAACGTACATACTAGGCGACCCTGGTGCCTTGCAGCTACTACTGCTACTACTTGTTGCCGCTTGGGGGCTCAGGCTGTCATTGCATATTTATCGGCGCTGGCGTCGTTCGGACAAAGAGGATCATCGCTATCAGCAGCTCCGGCGTGATTATACTAAGAAGCGTGGCGGTGTGGCGTGGAATATGTATGGCAAAGTATTTTTGGTGCAGGCTCTACTCGCAGTCGTCGTTTGTACACCGGTTATCATTGCGATGGGTAGTGAGCCTGCTCTGATTGGCACATGGGCGCTTGTCGGCGCGTGTATCTGGTGTATTGGTTTTTATTTCGAGACGGTAGGTGACTGGCAGCTGCGTAAGTTTCTTTCTGACTCATCAAACAAAGGTAAGATTATGACGCGGGGCCTCTGGAAATATACCCGTCACCCCAATTACTTCGGTGAGATGACGCAGTGGTGGGGGATTTTTGTGATTGCGCTGTCCGTAGAATACGGGTGGGCGGGGCTTATTGGGCCACTTGTCATCACATGGTTACTCGTGTTTATATCTGGCGTGCCACTTACCGAGCGTCATTTCCGCGGTCGTCCAGGCTGGGACGAGTATGTGCGACGTACGAGTAAGCTTATTCCTCTGCCGCCTCGTAGCGACGATTGA
- the ileS gene encoding isoleucine--tRNA ligase codes for MKFKANSRRRALEYEKDWVQKWKTQKTFEKSVEQRPADNAYVFYDGPPFITGVPHHGTLLSSVVKDAVPRYQTMLGKRVERVWGWDCHGLPAEVFTEKKLGIKDRRDIGTKISLEEYITTARDNMVQTSSLWNDTIDRIGRWVDMDNAYKTMDKEYMESIWWAFKELYNKGKIYEGERVLMYCTRDATPLSKAEVTMDAGAYQDVTDPSVYVKFKLTNGNTLLAWTTTPWTLPANTAVAVNKDLDYVEVKVGDEQFTVAKELVQKVLTDEKHQPLEYEVVRELKGEELVGLSYEPLFENRGEDAHKVWAADYVSAEDGSGIVHIAPAYGEEDFELAQREGIPVVHVIDENGLYSETEWRGENVWEINKTIAKMLHERGTVWKIDYIRHSYPHCHRCGTRLMYRAHPSWFFDVQGQKQLMLEKNTEQIEWFPEHLKHGRWQKNIEAAPDWNLSRDRFWATAMPVWEGKDKDGKKHQIVVGSYAELKDLSGRELDDYHRPWVDDITFEKDGIHYTRIEKVLDGWFESGSMPFAQFHYPFENKAKFEANFPGDFISEYIGQVRAWFYYLHVVGVGLFGEAPFKHVITTGVVAGNDGRKMSKSYGNYTDPNELMDKFSADSLRFLLLSSPLLSGEDFALHDKDVGDVARKLSMIWNMYDFFTMYAEVDGWEFDPTKPFTTNPEDVHNPLDKWIISRVHELNKHVSEHMDAYNLPVAMSEFLPFIEDASNWFVRRSRRRFWKSEDDGDKAEAYCTLHYVLMKLSVILAPFTPFLSEELYQNLGGGGESVHLLDWPSNYTVDQLVLDEMGTVREYVNQALSIRAKERLKIRQPLASVTVPTLGKFVNFEDILTEELNVKKVVQGGELTLDLELTPELKREGLMREVIRHIQATRKDAGLNVDDRIVLHLSTDNQELAAAIAEHEDTIRTEVLADGVSTDKLSYEKDVKVEGADLQVSLEKYSA; via the coding sequence ATGAAATTCAAAGCTAACTCGCGCCGACGCGCACTAGAATACGAAAAAGATTGGGTTCAAAAGTGGAAAACACAGAAAACGTTTGAAAAATCGGTCGAACAACGACCAGCGGATAATGCCTATGTATTCTATGACGGCCCGCCCTTCATCACGGGTGTGCCACATCATGGAACGCTCCTGAGTAGTGTAGTGAAAGATGCTGTGCCGCGTTATCAAACTATGCTTGGCAAACGCGTGGAACGTGTGTGGGGCTGGGACTGTCATGGTCTACCGGCAGAGGTATTTACCGAGAAGAAGCTTGGTATTAAAGACCGACGCGATATCGGTACGAAGATTAGTCTAGAAGAATATATCACAACCGCTCGCGACAACATGGTTCAGACGAGTAGCCTGTGGAATGACACAATCGACCGTATCGGCCGCTGGGTCGATATGGATAATGCATACAAAACCATGGATAAAGAATACATGGAATCCATCTGGTGGGCATTCAAGGAACTCTACAATAAAGGCAAGATCTACGAAGGTGAGCGCGTACTTATGTACTGCACACGCGACGCCACGCCGCTTTCGAAAGCCGAAGTTACTATGGATGCCGGCGCGTATCAAGATGTTACCGACCCGAGTGTCTATGTGAAGTTCAAGCTAACAAACGGCAACACTCTACTTGCTTGGACTACCACGCCGTGGACACTGCCGGCCAACACGGCCGTGGCAGTGAACAAAGATTTGGACTACGTAGAAGTAAAGGTGGGTGATGAACAATTTACTGTAGCCAAAGAACTCGTGCAGAAGGTATTGACTGACGAAAAGCATCAGCCGCTGGAGTATGAAGTTGTACGTGAGCTCAAAGGCGAGGAGCTAGTGGGACTTAGTTATGAGCCGCTGTTTGAAAATAGGGGAGAGGATGCGCACAAAGTATGGGCGGCAGACTATGTCTCGGCTGAAGACGGTTCTGGTATCGTGCATATCGCACCAGCGTATGGCGAAGAGGACTTCGAGTTGGCGCAGCGCGAAGGTATTCCTGTCGTGCATGTCATCGATGAAAATGGCCTATATAGCGAGACAGAGTGGCGGGGCGAAAACGTCTGGGAGATCAACAAGACAATCGCTAAGATGCTTCATGAGCGCGGCACCGTCTGGAAGATCGACTACATCCGCCACTCGTATCCACACTGTCATCGCTGCGGCACACGTCTCATGTACCGTGCACATCCGAGCTGGTTCTTTGACGTGCAAGGTCAGAAGCAGCTCATGCTGGAGAAAAATACCGAACAAATCGAATGGTTTCCCGAGCATCTCAAACACGGGCGCTGGCAGAAAAACATCGAAGCCGCGCCAGACTGGAACCTGTCTCGCGACCGCTTTTGGGCAACCGCTATGCCAGTCTGGGAAGGCAAAGATAAAGACGGTAAGAAGCACCAGATCGTGGTAGGCAGCTACGCCGAACTCAAAGATCTGAGTGGGCGAGAGCTCGACGATTACCACCGACCATGGGTCGACGACATTACGTTCGAAAAAGATGGGATCCACTACACTCGAATAGAAAAAGTACTAGACGGCTGGTTCGAGAGTGGTAGCATGCCGTTTGCACAATTCCATTATCCATTCGAAAACAAAGCCAAGTTCGAAGCCAATTTCCCTGGCGATTTCATCTCGGAGTACATCGGCCAAGTCCGTGCATGGTTTTACTACTTACATGTCGTGGGTGTCGGACTGTTTGGTGAGGCACCGTTCAAACATGTCATCACCACGGGCGTGGTCGCGGGCAACGACGGGCGCAAGATGAGTAAAAGCTATGGCAATTACACCGATCCAAACGAGCTGATGGATAAGTTTAGTGCCGATAGTCTACGCTTCTTGCTACTCAGTAGCCCGCTGCTAAGCGGAGAAGACTTCGCGTTGCACGACAAGGATGTAGGTGATGTCGCACGCAAACTCAGTATGATTTGGAACATGTACGATTTCTTTACTATGTATGCAGAGGTTGACGGCTGGGAGTTCGACCCTACGAAGCCATTTACGACCAACCCGGAAGACGTTCACAATCCACTCGACAAATGGATCATCAGTCGCGTGCATGAGCTGAACAAGCATGTCAGCGAGCATATGGATGCCTATAACTTACCGGTCGCGATGAGTGAGTTTCTACCGTTTATTGAGGATGCGAGTAATTGGTTTGTGCGCCGCTCACGCCGACGTTTCTGGAAGAGCGAAGATGACGGTGACAAAGCCGAGGCATATTGTACGCTGCACTATGTACTGATGAAACTGTCGGTCATCCTGGCGCCATTTACACCCTTCCTGAGTGAAGAATTGTATCAAAATCTTGGTGGCGGTGGGGAGTCGGTACATTTGCTTGACTGGCCGTCTAACTACACTGTTGATCAGCTTGTACTCGACGAAATGGGAACTGTACGTGAGTATGTCAATCAAGCCCTCAGTATCCGTGCCAAGGAACGTCTCAAAATTCGCCAGCCACTCGCGAGTGTAACCGTACCTACGCTTGGCAAATTTGTGAATTTCGAAGACATCCTCACCGAAGAGCTGAACGTTAAAAAAGTTGTTCAGGGTGGCGAACTGACACTTGACCTAGAACTTACGCCAGAGCTCAAGCGCGAAGGCCTCATGCGTGAAGTGATTCGACATATTCAAGCGACCCGCAAAGACGCCGGTCTCAATGTTGATGATCGCATCGTGCTGCACCTTTCAACTGATAATCAAGAGCTTGCGGCTGCTATCGCCGAACACGAGGATACGATACGCACCGAAGTGCTCGCAGACGGTGTGTCGACCGATAAACTGTCATATGAAAAAGATGTCAAAGTTGAGGGAGCGGATCTTCAAGTTTCACTCGAAAAATACTCTGCCTAA
- a CDS encoding right-handed parallel beta-helix repeat-containing protein: protein MGLAIKSKRRGGLILTVIAAFALVAQPMYGLIADQVAHAAGNVTINEVSSASSPEWVELYAPADTNLAGWVVQFDANDGTAQKKILTSADVTDANGLFVVETTTTWLTNTGDVIKLYDGTTLKQTVTVPNLTAAQSYRADYDGASAFAISGTPTKGITNGTAPALTLAQRVAAAAPGDTIDITNDEVIPSQVVITKPLIIKSSTGAKLSTPNALTGILGIQSNNVTIDGLIFESNFDIGESQVVRGLEISSYTGITVKNNRFLNLRQPAYINDNAQVTVINNYTNQTKGWVILSNSNVSFSGNTWGTNVLDIAIIAGATNNYSDAQVVAMSDTNADAVVENQFGGSKRLSDAYVTQTSNGNSGDEGSKWNPYTSIQSGVGRIVPGGTVHVANGTYSQSTSVDKSATVKAESQAARVIGGPSYNDTAFRVAAPNVTIDGFSIGDTSSMVGTVGVDLGGSAGAVVKNNVIEHNQRGISLAGASNVTLDSNTVRDNNANPENNAGIWGDAVSGITIVNSAFSGASNTSINLAGSSNIVLSRNTFTSGANAAVLWGDSNVTLQDNLLSGLSSTGFFVTGTIGLNATNNTLTASTTGKSAFSISTASGAQSSDITLTGNKITGYTNGLNVGSGSFSGTVAATKNWWGSATGPQDTNSTDGSTPAANAAGTGVAVNGAARYGSWCLSVACTDFYGALTAPTNLTPPAGAFTRDRGFSMTWNVVPGASIYEYRTANTLVDATTLGPIIYSDNSASSNYSVAGGKVTRGNSGTPDADYYWQVRAGDGSGSWGPWSAISKVTVDNVAPTSTNDLASLVRGSLIIHHTITDNTQPASGKLRIWKQNSDGSLDNSKFYASANAVATDSAGVATYALNTASQLYGDGKYTAKFTSRDAAGNESVQEKVFTVDNTAPTVTVKSGAIGNTTSKIFSNVSLSLYDAYQVDRYVLNGQMVDFTNNTYSDANFQNIKSKLVQGSNTFVLYDVAGNTTTYVFNYDTVAPAAPTHQSPGADTIQSSNDFWFDWSDVSDAVSYEMQNSQNPAIGADGSFTNVQWTGDYQQIQPIESQARSVGANGTWYWQVRAVDAAGNKSTWTAPWKVTIDHDAPHVPVDLTWVAQGGASVTSGNATNVAQGTLGWNHALSDSDVDHYKYYFWTNIPGYFNGQANAWSTSDASYFTNSSIGGSIWTNFDHREGTYYFCVKAIDFAGNESSCSDTFSILYDATAPIAHVTASSYDAAAKQLTVQGDTSDTTDEVTVEYAGASYVATVDSDKKWTVTIPTPASPDGQVVTAFARDTAGNVTNPGATHTVAVAPAAEPSGNINGGQSDGSGEGNGTTAQRSVVTTLPSVLGAVLPVFIVSATTPTVATTLPTGNVAVDSAQQATVLGSETTSNSASGGDDESNVKGAADEKTSANWFATNWWWLVLLLAAIGGTWWLLVARRRRVAENA, encoded by the coding sequence ATGGGGCTGGCTATTAAGTCGAAACGTCGCGGTGGGCTGATACTAACAGTAATAGCGGCATTTGCGCTAGTCGCACAGCCAATGTATGGGCTTATAGCGGACCAAGTGGCGCATGCGGCAGGCAATGTCACAATCAACGAAGTGTCGAGCGCTAGCTCGCCAGAATGGGTTGAACTATATGCTCCGGCTGACACAAATCTTGCTGGCTGGGTAGTGCAGTTCGACGCAAATGACGGCACCGCGCAAAAGAAAATCCTTACCAGCGCCGATGTGACAGACGCAAACGGCTTGTTTGTTGTCGAGACAACAACCACATGGCTTACAAATACTGGTGACGTAATCAAACTGTACGACGGCACCACTCTCAAGCAGACGGTGACGGTGCCAAACCTTACTGCTGCGCAGAGTTATCGCGCAGACTATGACGGCGCGTCGGCATTTGCAATATCCGGCACGCCGACAAAAGGTATCACAAACGGTACAGCCCCCGCACTCACACTTGCCCAGCGTGTTGCTGCCGCAGCTCCTGGTGATACGATTGATATTACAAACGACGAAGTTATCCCGTCGCAAGTCGTCATCACTAAACCTCTAATAATCAAAAGCTCCACCGGCGCCAAACTTTCCACGCCAAATGCACTCACCGGTATACTTGGCATCCAGTCAAATAACGTCACAATCGATGGCCTGATATTTGAATCCAACTTTGATATCGGTGAGTCGCAAGTCGTCCGTGGTTTGGAAATCTCTAGCTACACGGGTATTACTGTCAAAAACAACCGGTTCCTTAATCTCCGTCAGCCTGCCTATATCAATGACAACGCGCAGGTGACGGTGATAAATAACTATACCAATCAGACAAAAGGTTGGGTCATTCTTTCGAACAGCAACGTTTCATTTAGTGGTAATACTTGGGGTACAAATGTACTTGATATTGCCATCATCGCTGGTGCGACAAATAATTATTCTGACGCACAAGTGGTTGCTATGAGCGATACAAATGCTGATGCGGTGGTAGAAAATCAGTTCGGTGGCAGCAAGCGACTCTCCGATGCCTATGTGACGCAGACTAGTAATGGCAATAGCGGTGATGAAGGTTCAAAATGGAATCCATATACTAGTATCCAGAGCGGTGTCGGTCGCATCGTACCAGGCGGTACTGTCCATGTTGCAAATGGCACATATAGTCAGTCAACATCTGTCGATAAGTCGGCCACCGTCAAAGCAGAGAGTCAGGCGGCTCGCGTCATCGGTGGACCAAGCTACAACGACACAGCGTTTCGTGTCGCAGCACCAAACGTCACAATCGATGGATTCTCAATCGGCGACACATCATCGATGGTAGGCACCGTCGGTGTCGATCTGGGTGGCAGCGCAGGTGCCGTGGTCAAAAACAACGTCATCGAGCACAACCAGCGTGGCATCAGCCTTGCGGGCGCGTCAAACGTCACACTTGATAGCAACACGGTACGTGATAACAATGCAAATCCAGAGAATAATGCGGGAATTTGGGGCGATGCCGTAAGCGGCATCACTATAGTAAATAGTGCATTTTCGGGCGCAAGTAATACTTCGATTAATCTCGCTGGTTCGTCAAACATCGTTCTCTCACGCAATACCTTTACTAGCGGCGCAAACGCTGCAGTGCTATGGGGCGATAGCAATGTCACGCTACAAGATAACTTGCTAAGTGGTCTCAGTAGCACTGGCTTCTTTGTCACTGGTACGATTGGGCTAAATGCGACCAACAATACACTTACAGCATCGACGACAGGCAAAAGCGCTTTCAGCATCAGCACGGCAAGCGGTGCCCAGTCATCCGACATTACGCTAACCGGCAACAAGATTACTGGCTATACAAACGGTTTGAATGTAGGTTCAGGATCATTCAGTGGGACTGTCGCAGCCACGAAAAACTGGTGGGGTAGTGCAACTGGCCCGCAAGATACAAACAGTACCGATGGCAGCACCCCGGCAGCAAATGCTGCAGGCACTGGCGTCGCCGTCAACGGTGCAGCGCGCTACGGTAGCTGGTGCCTCAGCGTTGCGTGTACTGATTTCTACGGCGCACTGACTGCACCAACTAACCTTACTCCACCTGCTGGCGCCTTCACTCGAGATCGCGGCTTCTCGATGACTTGGAACGTTGTTCCTGGTGCAAGCATCTACGAATACCGCACGGCAAATACATTGGTCGATGCGACTACACTCGGCCCAATCATTTATAGCGACAACAGCGCCTCGTCGAACTACTCTGTAGCAGGCGGCAAGGTGACGCGCGGTAACAGTGGTACGCCGGATGCCGATTACTACTGGCAGGTTCGCGCCGGCGACGGCTCAGGCAGCTGGGGTCCATGGAGCGCGATTAGCAAAGTCACTGTCGACAACGTTGCGCCGACTAGCACAAATGACCTTGCTAGTCTCGTGCGCGGCAGCCTGATAATTCACCACACAATTACCGACAATACGCAGCCTGCCTCTGGCAAACTCCGCATCTGGAAGCAAAATTCAGACGGCAGCCTCGACAACTCGAAGTTCTACGCGAGTGCCAACGCGGTTGCCACCGACAGCGCAGGAGTCGCTACTTATGCACTCAATACCGCGTCGCAGCTCTATGGCGATGGCAAATACACTGCCAAATTCACTTCACGCGACGCAGCAGGCAACGAAAGCGTCCAAGAAAAAGTCTTCACTGTCGACAATACGGCACCGACAGTCACTGTTAAATCGGGTGCGATCGGCAACACAACGAGCAAAATCTTTAGCAACGTCAGCCTTAGTCTCTACGACGCGTACCAGGTCGACAGATACGTGCTCAACGGCCAAATGGTTGATTTCACAAACAATACCTACAGCGACGCAAACTTCCAAAACATCAAATCAAAACTCGTCCAAGGCTCCAATACATTCGTACTCTACGATGTCGCTGGCAATACCACGACATACGTCTTCAACTATGACACGGTTGCCCCTGCTGCTCCGACACACCAGTCGCCAGGGGCAGACACCATCCAGTCGTCAAACGATTTCTGGTTTGATTGGTCCGACGTGTCCGACGCCGTGAGTTACGAGATGCAAAACTCGCAAAATCCAGCGATAGGCGCAGATGGTTCGTTTACAAATGTCCAGTGGACAGGCGACTACCAACAAATCCAACCAATTGAATCGCAGGCTCGCTCTGTCGGCGCCAACGGTACTTGGTACTGGCAGGTTCGCGCAGTCGATGCAGCAGGCAACAAAAGCACATGGACAGCACCATGGAAGGTCACGATTGACCATGATGCACCACATGTACCGGTAGATCTTACCTGGGTCGCACAAGGTGGCGCTAGCGTCACGAGTGGAAACGCCACAAACGTAGCGCAGGGGACACTAGGCTGGAATCACGCTTTGAGCGATTCGGATGTTGATCATTATAAATACTATTTCTGGACAAATATTCCAGGTTACTTCAACGGTCAGGCAAACGCTTGGTCGACCAGCGATGCTTCGTACTTTACTAATTCTTCTATAGGTGGCTCTATCTGGACAAACTTCGACCACCGAGAGGGTACTTACTACTTCTGTGTCAAAGCAATCGACTTTGCAGGTAATGAATCGTCCTGTAGCGATACGTTCTCTATCCTATATGATGCCACAGCGCCTATAGCACATGTGACTGCTAGTTCCTACGATGCTGCAGCCAAACAGCTTACAGTCCAGGGCGACACAAGCGACACAACAGACGAGGTAACAGTCGAGTACGCTGGTGCGAGCTATGTGGCAACTGTCGATTCAGACAAAAAATGGACAGTCACCATCCCCACTCCCGCATCACCAGATGGTCAAGTTGTGACTGCCTTTGCGCGCGATACTGCTGGCAATGTCACGAACCCTGGTGCGACACACACCGTTGCTGTCGCCCCTGCCGCAGAACCTAGTGGCAACATAAACGGCGGTCAAAGTGATGGCTCAGGAGAGGGCAACGGCACTACTGCGCAGCGTTCTGTCGTGACAACTCTGCCATCCGTGCTTGGTGCGGTATTGCCGGTATTTATCGTCAGCGCAACGACGCCAACCGTAGCAACAACATTGCCGACCGGTAATGTTGCGGTGGACTCGGCGCAGCAGGCAACTGTACTGGGTAGCGAAACTACAAGCAACTCAGCTTCAGGTGGGGACGACGAATCTAATGTCAAAGGCGCTGCAGACGAAAAAACAAGCGCCAACTGGTTTGCGACTAACTGGTGGTGGCTCGTTCTACTCTTGGCCGCTATCGGTGGCACATGGTGGCTCTTGGTCGCACGTCGTCGCCGTGTTGCAGAAAACGCATAG